In the genome of Magnetococcus sp. PR-3, the window TTAAGCCAGTTATGGCGCACACTACAAATAACTCGTAAGCGTTTAAACCCAGAGCTCGAGGTTTTGGGGATTGTGTTAACCATGTTTGACAAAAATCTAGATCTAAACAAACAGGTTGCTAATGAGGTGAGAACACACTTTGAAGAGCTTGTTTGTACATCGGTCATTCCAAGGGATGTCCGTATGGGGGAATCTCCAAGCTTTGCAAGGCCTGTGCTTTGGTATGGCTCGGATACGTCCGGTGCAAAGGCATACCTAAAGTTGGGTAATGAACTTATGCAACGTCTTTCCTTAGATCCAATGGGTACGGCGTAAACAGAAACCAATGTCTGAAACGCCTTATATATAGATACAAAAACATCAACCAATAGGTTGGTGTTGTGATGGGAGCAAGTTGATGAGTGATAAGAAGAGTCTTGGTAAAGGTTTGGGCGCATTGTTAGGTGATGATGCTGTTGATGCCGCTGAAAAGCATCGTGTGCGTACCGTACCTGTCGAAACCATCCGTCCTAACCCCTACCAGCCACGAAGAATCCTAAAAGAAGATGCGCTCAAGGATTTAACAGACTCTATTAAGCAACAAGGTGTCTTACAGCCAATCTTGGTTCGTAAAGTTGCGGGAGCCAAAAAAGGTGAACCCATTTATGAACTGATTGCTGGGGAGCGTCGTTGGCGGGCCACACAAAATGCAGGATTAGGGGATATTCCAGTTATTATTAAAGACTGGGATGATAACCGTACCCTAGAGGTGGCGTTGCTAGAGAATGTACAGCGAGAAGATTTAACAGCGTTAGAGACCGCACGGGGTTATGAGCGCCTTTTACAAGAGTTTGGCTATAGCCATGCTCAAATTGGTGAACGTATCGGCAAAAGCCGTATGGCTGTGAGCAATGCGTTGCGGCTTTTGCAACTACCACAGCCAATTGTAGAGCTGTTGGAACAGGAGAAGATAAGTGCAGGCCATGCTCGGGCTCTTTTGGGGTTAGGGGATAATGTTCGGGTTATGATCATTGTGGCTAACCAGATCATTGATGAATCATTATCTGTACGTGATACAGAAGCATTGGTACGCAACGAAGCTCAGCTCGCTGAAGCGGAAGAAAATGATGAGCGTAGCAAAGATGCGACAACCAAGAAGCCTAAGGGTCGGCAAAAAGATCCAGCCATTATTGGCTGGGAGGAACGACTTGCCCAGTCGTTTGATACGAAAGTGAGTATCACCCATGCCAAAGGTAAGGGGAAGATCTCTTTGAACTATGAAAGTATGGATGATCTTGAAAAGATGATGGAAATGCTTTTAAGTGAAGCTTCCTGAACAAGATATCTTCTTTGCAGATAGATTTTTTGTTTGCAATTGCAGGGGTGGCATGATAAAAGCGTGTCACTGTTGC includes:
- a CDS encoding ParB/RepB/Spo0J family partition protein, yielding MSDKKSLGKGLGALLGDDAVDAAEKHRVRTVPVETIRPNPYQPRRILKEDALKDLTDSIKQQGVLQPILVRKVAGAKKGEPIYELIAGERRWRATQNAGLGDIPVIIKDWDDNRTLEVALLENVQREDLTALETARGYERLLQEFGYSHAQIGERIGKSRMAVSNALRLLQLPQPIVELLEQEKISAGHARALLGLGDNVRVMIIVANQIIDESLSVRDTEALVRNEAQLAEAEENDERSKDATTKKPKGRQKDPAIIGWEERLAQSFDTKVSITHAKGKGKISLNYESMDDLEKMMEMLLSEAS